In a genomic window of Blastocatellia bacterium:
- a CDS encoding 1-acyl-sn-glycerol-3-phosphate acyltransferase: MNKLDQRSTGTASCLRQLYLIVRSLLLWIASIVHFFPICTLLVILGIFVDPRKNDRPQRWFFRNILRVAGVGFEVKYAPGFDRTRTSLFICNHVNLFDAFVIYSAIPQFVRGLELESHFKIPAYGWMMKRFGNVPVPKDSSPAGLKKMIRQAQAALDNGVSLIVFAEGTRTTDGRVGPFKKGAFILAQQTGYPIVPMSIVGSYEFNRKGSWMLYPSKIVVYIHDTIETTGMTKHEIDALVERVHRIVSRPVDQAMGIESEIV; this comes from the coding sequence ATGAACAAACTCGACCAACGCAGCACAGGCACGGCTTCGTGTCTCCGGCAACTCTACCTGATCGTCCGCAGCCTGCTCTTGTGGATCGCCAGCATCGTGCATTTCTTCCCGATTTGCACCCTGTTGGTGATCTTAGGAATTTTCGTTGATCCGCGAAAAAATGATCGCCCGCAACGCTGGTTCTTTCGCAATATCCTGCGCGTCGCCGGTGTGGGATTTGAAGTGAAATATGCGCCCGGCTTTGATCGCACGCGCACGAGTCTCTTCATTTGTAATCACGTCAATTTGTTTGACGCCTTCGTGATTTATTCGGCGATTCCGCAATTCGTGCGCGGCCTGGAGCTAGAGTCTCACTTCAAGATTCCGGCCTACGGCTGGATGATGAAACGATTCGGCAATGTGCCTGTGCCCAAAGATAGCAGCCCAGCAGGGCTGAAGAAGATGATCCGGCAAGCGCAAGCAGCATTGGACAATGGCGTCAGCCTGATCGTATTTGCCGAAGGCACGCGCACGACCGATGGCCGCGTTGGCCCGTTTAAGAAAGGGGCATTCATCCTGGCGCAACAGACCGGCTACCCAATTGTGCCGATGAGCATCGTCGGCTCCTATGAGTTCAATCGCAAAGGCAGTTGGATGCTCTACCCCTCCAAGATCGTCGTCTACATACACGACACCATCGAAACGACCGGGATGACCAAACACGAGATTGACGCGCTGGTCGAACGTGTGCACCGGATTGTCTCACGGCCTGTAGATCAAGCCATGGGCATTGAATCAGAAATCGTATGA